Part of the Marinobacterium rhizophilum genome is shown below.
CGGGACCTGGCGAACTCGCGCTATGTGTACTGGTGGGCCGACGGCGTGCACAGCAACGTCCGGATGGATGATCGCCTCTGCCTGCTGGTGATCATTGGCGTCACCGAGCACGGCCGCAAGGAATTGGTTGCGGTTGAAGACGGCTACCGGGAGTCGACGGCAAGCTGGGAGGAGTTACTGCTGGGTCTGCGCGAGCGTGGCCTGGAAACCGCGCCGAAGCTGGCGATTGGCGATGGCGCGCTGGGGTTCTGGAAAGCGATGACCAAAACGTATCCTGCCAGCCGGCACCAGCGCTGCTGGGTACACAAGACGGCGAATGTACTGAACAAGCTGCCCAAATCCATGCAACCCAAAGTGAAAGAAGCGCTGCACGATATCTGGATGGCCGAGACGCGTGACGCGGCCACGGTGGCATTTGATCGGACGCTGACCCGGTTCAGTAGCAAGTATCCCAAAGCCATGGATTGCCTGGCCAAGGACCGGGAAGAGCTGCTGGCGTTCTACGACTTCCCGGCAGAACACTGGGTGCATATCCGGACCACCAACCCGATCGAATCGACTTTCGCCACGGTAAGGTTGCGCACCAAACGGACGCGTAACTGCGGCTCCAGGGACACGACGCTGGCGATGGTCTACAAGCTGTTGGAGTCGGCACAGAAAAACTGGAAACGGATCAAGGGATTTAATCTGCTGACCCTCGTGGTCAACAACGTGAAGTTCAAGGATGG
Proteins encoded:
- a CDS encoding IS256 family transposase, coding for MTDFTLRALSQPEAQAVDPLTELLRAGARELIAHAVEAELQGLLNQHAESRLPDGRQAVVRNGYLPERTVQTGIGDVEIKVPKVRDRSGSGIRFNSALLPPYLKRARSVEELLPWLYLKGISTGDFQDSLAALLGDQAKGLSANTISRLKSQWLEEHQQWRQRDLANSRYVYWWADGVHSNVRMDDRLCLLVIIGVTEHGRKELVAVEDGYRESTASWEELLLGLRERGLETAPKLAIGDGALGFWKAMTKTYPASRHQRCWVHKTANVLNKLPKSMQPKVKEALHDIWMAETRDAATVAFDRTLTRFSSKYPKAMDCLAKDREELLAFYDFPAEHWVHIRTTNPIESTFATVRLRTKRTRNCGSRDTTLAMVYKLLESAQKNWKRIKGFNLLTLVVNNVKFKDGEQVQDQSDRNAA